The Helicobacter sp. 12S02232-10 genome contains the following window.
ATCCATATTTTCACTTACAATGGCGATTTCACATTCGTGATTTAAAGGAGCATAAATCGGAACGGTAAATAAAAAGTCTAGTGCGACACCGAGTTTTTTAGACATTTTTTCTCCAAAACCCACTCCTGCAAGACTTGTTGCTAAAATAATGCAATTCTTCACATCCAAATGTCGGATCAATATCTCATCCATCAAACGCACCAAAGCGTCATCTCTATTTTCAAATTTTATATTTTCGGTTTTAGAAATATTTATCATTTTTCCTCATTTCGTAACTCTATAAGTCAAAGCGGTATTGGTAAGGGGTGAAAAATTTAATTCCAGCTTGATGTAGGTATTTTTTAAAACCTCCAAGGGATTGCCTGGATTATTTGTCAAAATCGGTCTTCTTTGATTGACAAACTTAAGTCCGATTCCAAAACAACGAATATTCTTAAAAATACCTATATCCCAATCCAATAAAACATTATTTTTAATATCATAGCCCGCTGATGCACTCAATCCAAAATATCCAAAATCATTACTGAATCCTCCCTTTAAATAATTTGCCGAATTTTCAATGATCTTATTAATGCCATCATCATTAAAGTTTCTTTTAATATAATAAGATAAATTAGCAACCATATAATTACGCTTATACATCGCATTTAAAGCAACTTCATCCAAACTATTATAATAAAAAGAATAAAAAACGCTTCCATAGATATCTAGTCCCTCCAAAGGAGAAAATCCGATTTTATTTTCCATTGGAATACGTGCTATTGAAACCTTATCATCAAAATTTAAAGTTTGAGACATTTTCCAATAAAATAGTTCTTTACCTCCAAGTCCATAAAAATACTGCGTGAGTTTCAGATCCATTTTTTTTGTGGATATATTTGAACCCGTAACATTCAAAGGATCCCAAACATCGCTATATAAATTCCCTCCAATAGAATAATAATCTAAATTATTTGTAACATAATCATTCCTTGCCCTAGATGTAAGCGTATACATTTCAGAATCAAACAAGCCATTAGATTTCTCAAAATAAGGGGCACTAAAAATCATTTCAAATTGTATTGTGTGAAAAATTTTATCATAATCTTTTGCTAAATCTGTATTTAGCGAAACTGAGTAGCCTGCCGATAAAATATTACCGAACTCTCTTGTGCTTTTTTTCCCTAAATCAGGGATATATGTGCCAGAAGGATTAGTAATGGCCAAATTACTCATATACAGATTATTCCAAATCCCTAAAGAAATATATTTTTTAAAAAGAGAAAATTGCATCCCAATAGGCACGCTCAAAGAATTTTGAACATAACCATAGCCCATATCTCTTGTAGTATTTTTGAATTCATAATCCACAGAGTACAAAAGATTTTTTAAAAAAATTGAATTTAAATACTTGTGATACTGCAAATTTGGCAAAGATTGAAAGGTCTTGTTATTGTTAATCTTATTCAAGTTTAAAAAATATTTAAAATTAATACCATAATAATTATCTTCAGTTTGAACATAATAATTGCCTCTAGACATATGCGTACCATCTGTGATGATTTTATTGATATTTTCAAATCGAACATAATCCAAATCGTTCATATACAAAAAATCAAGATATAAGCCATTATCAATCAAAGATTTGAGTCCGAAATATTTTTCAAGTGGATTTCTGCTTGAATGCAAAAACTCAAAACCAAACACATTTTTATTTCTTAAATTATATTTCTTATAATAAGATTCATTGTTGTGAAAAAATCTTGTATTAAAAACAAATTTATCTTCTTCCCAATCAACAAACCTAGCCTCAAGATTGCCTCCATAACCTCTACTGGTTCTGATTTGAGGGGTAAAGGTCATATCCCAAAAATCTTGAAGAGCCAAATAAAAAGGCTGCATATAGACAAAACCTTCAGTATTGGATGCAGCAAATTCAGGATACAAAAAACCTGTCGTTCTTTTATTGCTTGTAGATAAAAACAAATAAGGAAAATACAGCACTGGAATATCCCCGATGTAGATTTTTGGATTCCAAAGAGAAAGATAAGAACCTGTTGCATTATAAGATCCCGAAGTCGCATCAATATGCCAAATCGGATTTTCAATGCTACAACCTGAAATCGTCGCATTTTTAAAACTATATTTTTTGTCATTATTTTGTGCTAAACTCGCACTCACCCACATCCCGCTAACACCATCTTGCATATAAAAAGGCTCAATAGCTTCATATTTTTCATTCATATTTAAAACAATGTGCTCAGCATGGACAAAAAATCCTCCCCCTTTATAGATTTTTATATCTCCATCAATTGTAGCAATGCGATTTTTTGTATCGTATGAAATTTTATCAGCAAGAATATACATATCGTGATTTAAAAGCACCGCATTACCCGAAGCAATCACCACGCTACCTTTGGCATTTACATTATCTGCTAAAAGCTCAAAAATTTTATTATTGTTTTTATCAAATTTTTGCACAGCAGTTTCACTCCCATATGCAAAGATACAAAAAATAAGAATAAAAACTAATCTAAGCAACTGTTTCTCTATTCGATTACAATAACAATGGTTCTTGACAATTTATCATGAATGGCGCGCAAGAATTTGTCTTTAAAAGCAAAAATAAATGGCAAAAAACAAGCTATTGTTTCTAAAATCTTAATAAAACAGCGCACCAAGACAATTTCAAAACTAGGTTTATCTAAGCTCAAAACAGAAATAATTTTGAGCTTAAAAATCATCTTTCCAAGCGAAGCTCCAAAAAAAGATACAAAAAAAAGCTCATAAAAAAAATGAAAAATGAAAATGAAAAATATAAAATTTTGAATAAAAAATATTTTTGTCTCTATAGTCGAAATCTTCCCTGAAAAAAAATAACAACAAAATGCCCACGAAAGACAGCCCGCAATCAAAATATCAATAAAAAAAGCGCCTGCCCTATGAGAAAAAGAGGCTATGCTTAAATTTTCGCGAAACAATATTTCCTCTAGTTTCTCATCTGTCAAATTCATAGGTACTCCAAA
Protein-coding sequences here:
- the lptD gene encoding LPS assembly protein LptD → MLRLVFILIFCIFAYGSETAVQKFDKNNNKIFELLADNVNAKGSVVIASGNAVLLNHDMYILADKISYDTKNRIATIDGDIKIYKGGGFFVHAEHIVLNMNEKYEAIEPFYMQDGVSGMWVSASLAQNNDKKYSFKNATISGCSIENPIWHIDATSGSYNATGSYLSLWNPKIYIGDIPVLYFPYLFLSTSNKRTTGFLYPEFAASNTEGFVYMQPFYLALQDFWDMTFTPQIRTSRGYGGNLEARFVDWEEDKFVFNTRFFHNNESYYKKYNLRNKNVFGFEFLHSSRNPLEKYFGLKSLIDNGLYLDFLYMNDLDYVRFENINKIITDGTHMSRGNYYVQTEDNYYGINFKYFLNLNKINNNKTFQSLPNLQYHKYLNSIFLKNLLYSVDYEFKNTTRDMGYGYVQNSLSVPIGMQFSLFKKYISLGIWNNLYMSNLAITNPSGTYIPDLGKKSTREFGNILSAGYSVSLNTDLAKDYDKIFHTIQFEMIFSAPYFEKSNGLFDSEMYTLTSRARNDYVTNNLDYYSIGGNLYSDVWDPLNVTGSNISTKKMDLKLTQYFYGLGGKELFYWKMSQTLNFDDKVSIARIPMENKIGFSPLEGLDIYGSVFYSFYYNSLDEVALNAMYKRNYMVANLSYYIKRNFNDDGINKIIENSANYLKGGFSNDFGYFGLSASAGYDIKNNVLLDWDIGIFKNIRCFGIGLKFVNQRRPILTNNPGNPLEVLKNTYIKLELNFSPLTNTALTYRVTK
- a CDS encoding RDD family protein, with protein sequence MNLTDEKLEEILFRENLSIASFSHRAGAFFIDILIAGCLSWAFCCYFFSGKISTIETKIFFIQNFIFFIFIFHFFYELFFVSFFGASLGKMIFKLKIISVLSLDKPSFEIVLVRCFIKILETIACFLPFIFAFKDKFLRAIHDKLSRTIVIVIE